The Macaca nemestrina isolate mMacNem1 chromosome 15, mMacNem.hap1, whole genome shotgun sequence genome segment TCTGAGAAACTAAATCCCCTGCTTGCTTGAGTCCGGTTTGTTAGATCTCTGTTCCTGGCAGAGTGTGTTCTGACCCCCCACCTCATGGTATCGATGATGAGGCCACGTGAGTCAAGACACGAGTGTGCGAGGCTGTAAAGAATAAATGTTGCCTCATGAGCCTGAGTTCCCTGTCTAGCCGCATGTTGTCGTTATTTATGGTTGTGCCATTCTCCCCAAAGACCGTGGGTTCCCCAGCGATGGAGCCTGTGTCTGCCTGTCTATAGTTCCTGGCATAGGCTAGCACAAAGGTggccttgtgtgtgtgtgaaatgggAGTGTGCACATGACCGTGTGTGGCTGGTGCCTAGAGGCCAGCGTGATTTGCCGGAGATGGAAGTATTGATCTCTTGGGAAACCTTGTGCCTCAGTTTGCCCTTGGAGGGAATTGAAGTTCTTAAAGAGTCCCAGCAGTGGGGCTGCTGGCAGGGAGGCATTTGCAAATCCCTCATCCCTGCTTCTCTGGCCTGAGGACCCACAGAGGCTCCTGGTACAGGGGAGACCAAATCCAGACCCTTCAGGAACCTGCCCTGCCTGCCTCGTCCTTTATGGTCACCCAGTCTAGCCCCTCTGCTCCAGGGAAAGGGATGCAAGGAACTCCATCATACCAAGAGCCCCTACCCAGGTGCCAGATTAAGTAGGTATCTAAATGGCTCATTTTACCTTCACAGTAGCCCTGTGTGGTACTGATGGGAAAAAGGAAGCCTCAGTACAGTGTAGTAACTTGGCTGCTTAAATTCACACCTGTTAAGGACGGCAGTGGGGTTGAACCCAGGTTTGTCTGCCGGATGACCTAGTAGTGAGTCAGTCATTCAGGCTTCTCGAGCACCTTCTGGGTGCCAGACACCAAGCTAGACACAGGCATCAAGGGAGACTGGCAGACGTCCATCCTCGTGCCTTCAGCAAGCGAGCACCTCCAGCCTGGAACACTGCCAGCGCCTGAGCCTCAACCTAAGAGCCCTCTGCCTTGAATTCCTTTGTATTCCTGGGAAGAaactgctacttttttttttttttttttttttttttgagacagagtttccctcttactgcccaagctggagtgcaatggcacaacctcggctcactgcaaaataacctccgcttcccaggttcaagcgattctcctgtctcagcctcccgagtgggattacaggcacgcaccaccatgcccggctaatcttttgtatttttagtagaaacggggttttaccatgttagccaggctggtctcaaactcctgacctcaggtgatccgtccaccttggcctcccaaagtgctgggattacaggtgtgaacccccATGTCCGGActggtttaacttttttttttttttttttttttaaataaaaaaagcgccgggcgcggtggctcaagcctgtaatcccagcactttgggaggccgagacaggcagatcacgaggtcaggagatcgagaccatcctggctaacacggtgaaaccctgtctactaaaaatacaaaaacctagccgggcgcggtggctcacgcctgtaatcccagcactttgggaggccgaggcgggcggatcacaaggtcaggagatcgagaccacggtgaaaccccgtctctactaaaaatacaaaatattagccgggcgcggttgtgggcgcctgtagtcccagctactcgggaggctgaggcaggagaatggcgtgaacccgggaggcggagcttgcagtgagctgagatccggccactgcactccagcctgggcgacagagcgagactccgtctcaaaaaaaaaaaataaataaataaaaaaataaaaaatacaaaaacctagccgggcgaggtggcggcgcctgtagtcccaggtactcgggaggctgagacaggagaatggcgtaaacccgggaggcggagcttgcagtgagctaagatccggccactgcactccagcccgggcaacagagccagactccgtctcaaaaaaaaatagtaataaaataaaataaaataaaataagcttggccgggcgcggtggctcaagcctgtaatcccagcactttgggaggccgagacgggcggatcacgaggtcaggagatcgagaccatcctggctaacacggtgaaaccccgtctctactaaaaaatacaaaaaactagccgggcgaggtggcgggcgcctgtagtcccagctactcgggaggctgaggtaggagaatggtctaaacccgggaggcggagcttgcagtgagctgagatccggccactgcaccccagcctgggcgacagagcaagactctgtctcaaaaaaaaataaataaataaaataaaaaaaatttaaaaaaaaaagctctattgcccaggctggagtgcaatggcgcaatctctgctcaccgccaAAATatatccacctcctgggttcaagcgattctcctgcctcagcctctggagtagctgggattacaggcatgcaccaccatgcctggctaattttgtatttttagtagagataaggtttctccatgttgctcaggctggtcttgaactcccgacctcaggtgatccacccgcctgggcctcccaaagtgctgggattacaggcatgagccactcactgcacccagccggaaACTGCTGCTTTCATCAAAATAACCCACAATACTGAGAGGAGTATTTCTGTGTCAGAAGGGGTGGCTAGGTCAAACAGCCTGAGAGTTCCCGATTCCAAAGCTTCCATactgtgtgtgggggtggggaccGGGGGTGTCTTCCCATTTTAACTAAAGCCCTGACCTGGAAGTGGACTCATCGGAGCTTCCACTCCTGAGCCCAGCTCAGCTTCTACACGAGCCTCTGGGGCTGATGCAGGGAGAAAGCACCGCTGCCGTTCCGTACTTGTGCACGTGACTGCCAACTGAGATTAGTACTGCTGTCATCAATTCTAGTTCCGGGTCTGGCTTCTAAGGCAGAACTTGCTCACCTTCAGCTTGGGGTCTTTTCAGGGGTTCCTTCCCGTGTCCCAGCCAGAAATCAGGAACACTTTATGGACTGACTTGTGCCCATCCCAAAAGGTTGGAGCCctaaccccagtacctcagaGTATGACCTTACTTGAAAATAGATTCCTTACAGaagtaatgaaattaaaatgatgtCATTAGGTTGGGCCCTAATCTAATAGACtgttgtccttataaaaagggaaatttggctgggcacagtggctcacacccagcactttgggaggctgaggcaggtggatcacctgaggtcaggagttcgagaccagcctgaccaacatggtaaaaccccttttctactaaaaatacaaaagttagccaggtgtggtggcgcgtgcctgtaatcccagctacctgggaggctgaggcaggagaattgcttgaacccaggaggtagaggttgcagtgagccgagactgccattgcactccatccagcctgggcaagaagagcgaaactccatctcagaaaaaaagaaagcaggggtgaGGAATCTGGGCAGAGACAGATTATAGAGGGAAGATGATGATGCACAACACTACGTGAAGGTGGAGACAGAGATGGGGATGATGCTACCACAGGTCAGGGGGCATCTggggccaccagaagctggaagaggcaaggggGGACCCTTCCACTACCGGTTCCAGAGAGCACGCCCCTGCCAACACCTCGATGGCTGACCCCTAGCCCACAGAAGCTCTGCTGTTCTAAGCCACCCAGCTCCTAGCGTTTGTGTTGTGGCAGTTGTAGGGGATGAATACGAACACCAGCTAATGGCCCCAGGAATCCCAGATGTTCAAAATGCAGGTCCAGGGGAGACAGAGCCCTCTCCCCACCTTCCCAGGCCTCACTCTATTCTCCTTCCCTCGAAGGACTGCCTCTCCCCTTTGCACACCCCCATGGCCTTACAGGCACTGGTTCCCACATGCGGGGGTGCCCGTATCTTTTGCACCCTTCTCCGATATGCTGTGAGTTTGCCACAACTGAGGGGCCACATTGGGACTGGATATGTCAGGATGGTGAATGTAATATCAAGTGGGGTCCAACCTATAGCTGACAGGTGGTGGGAGGCAGAGCCAATGATGCACCTGCACTTCCGCTCTTCCCATCCCTGGGATCCTGGAATGAAGGAGGCCCCTTAGGTCAGGCTGGGACATGGTTAACAGTGATCCAGCAAATATGGAAACAGCAGGACTGATTTTAGGGATACATCTGGACCACCACACTGTGGCTTATAGGAAAGGCCACTGTCTCACAACAGGAGCAAATGGCCATTTCCTTGCAAACCCATCCTGGGTCTAGCCCAGAAGTGGGatcagggagaaggggagaatgggacgatggacattattattattattattattattattattattattattgagatggagtctcactctgtccccaggctggagtgcactggcatgatctctgctcactgcaatctctgtctcccgggttcaagtgattctcctgcctcagcctcccaagtagctgggactacaggcacccaccaccacacccggctaatttttgtattttttagtagagatggggtttcaccatgttggccaagatggtctcgacctcttgacctcgtgatctgcccatctcggtctcccaaagtgctaggattacaggcgtgagccgccatgcccggcctcGGATGGACATTATTGAACTGACACAACCGGGTCATTGCCCAGGTCTGGAACCACATGAATCAGGACCAAGCCAAGTCAGGCTTCTGCTTCCTGGGGACTTTGGAACCTGGCCCACCACCCACCAAGATCTCACCCCTCCTGCCCCATGGCCAACCTTATCTGCTCCACGCTGTCTTCCTTTGATGGAGGTTTTCCTGGTGCTGGACCTGGAGGCTGGTGTCCGCTTGGCCTTCCtggcactccagcccgggcaggCTTCAAAGACAGCAGCTGCAGCCTTCACCCTCTGGCCACGGGCACTGGGAGGGGTGGCACAGGTGGCCCCCACCCGCAGGTTCAGCCCAGTGAGCCAcctgaagagaagagagagccGGGAAGCTGGCTGTGCTGACTTTGCTCCAGTGGCCTGGAGCcaggtgggcactgggtgtgggGCAGGGTTGGTGCAGAAGGCAGCACAAGGCCACAGGCAGCGTGCATTCGCTCAACAAGCATTTGCCAGCTTTACTGAGGAGGTCAAGGAGGCCACCAGGAATTTGGGAGCAGTGGAGCCTATAGGTGACAGCAGGCTCTGCTGAGAATCTTGGCGGCTCACCAATTATGTGACCTACAAGCCACTTCAAGCCTCCGACCCCTTCTTTGtaaaattgggaaaataatagtaataataaacagAGGGCTTACAACACAGCAGACACCGTTCAAATCAACTTATGTATGCTAATTTCATTCTTACAACAACCATCATGAGGTTAAATACTACATCCCCCCTTTTTACAGATGGGCAGGAAAGGTTATGGGGCTTGAAGAGTTAGTTGGtaaaatggcagagccaggactggagCCCAGGTCTGCAGGACTCCATGCCTCttgtgactttttttattttttgagatggagtctcactctgtagcccaggctggagtgaagtagcacgatcttggctcactgaaacctctacctcccaggttcaagcgattctcctgcctcagcctcccaagtagccaggactacaggcacccactaccatgcccagctaatttttgtattttagtagagacagagtttcaccatgttggccaggctggtctcaaactcctgacctcaggtgatccgcccgccttggcctcccaaagtgctgggattacaggtgtgaaccaccatccTTGGCctcttgtgactttttttttttttttttttttttttttttttttttttgagacggagtctcgctctgtcacccaggctggagtgcagtggccggatctcagctcactgcaagctccgcctcccgggttcacgccattctcttgcctcagcctcccgagtagctgggactacaggcgcccgccacctcgcccggctagttttttgtattttttagtagagacggggtttcaccgtgttaaccaggatggtctcgatctcctgacctcgtgatccacccgtctcggcctcccaaagtgctgggattacaggcttgagccaccgcgcccggccttttttttttttttttttgagacagagtctcgctctgtcgcccaggctggagtgcaatggcccgatctcagctcactgcaagctccgcctcccgggtttacaccattctcctgcctcagcctcccgagtagctgggactacaggcgcccgccgccacgcccgtctagttttttgtattttttagtagagacggggtttcaccatgttagccaggatggtctcgatctcctgacctcgtgatctgcctgtctcggcctcccaaagtgctgggattacaggcttgagccaccgcgcccggccttgtgaCTTTCTTATGTAATTATGTAAAGTGGCCTCGCCTGCATATTAGGTCCCAGACTGCTAGGCAGAGCAAATACCATTCCTACTTTACGGATGATGAAATCAAGGCCCAGAGAAGTCCACCCCCAACCTCCACAGGAAGGGTAAGTGACCCTGGAAAGGGCTCATACATGCCTGGCTCTCGTGGGACCTGCCCCTCCCCCCAAGCTGCTCAGATGGGCATGGACATAGTGTGCCCAGGGAGATGACAGGGGCTTGACCAAAAGTGGCTGGGTGGTCTCTGGCTGGAGGTCTAGGTGGGGGTGCCCACCTGTGCAGTGGAAGCAGCTGGCAGTCACAGTGGAAGGGATTGCTGCTGAGGTCGATGAGCTCCAGCTGGCTGAggctgggcagggcaggcagggcccGAAGCTGGTTCTTCTGCAGGTGCAGGCTCTGGAGTCCGGGCCCCAGGCCTGAAAAGGCCCCAGGAGAAATCTGCAGGAGTTGCCAGGCCCCAGTGTGAGCTCCTGGCAGACCTGTCCCACCCCCAAGTCTGGAAGGAAGCCCCATCTTCCCTCAGCAGAAGAGAAGCTGGAGAGCCCAAGATGATCCAGACAGGAAGTGCGGTGCCGGGTCAAAGCCCAGGCTGGTCCAATGTCAAAGCACTTGCTCTGTCCAAGTCACCCAGGTGCCCAGTTCATGGTCCACCCCATCACCCAATAATGGCAAAGCCTCTTGGGGGCTCTCAATATGTACAAACAGTAGATGACCCCATGGTCCCAAATTCCTCCTTCCTCTATGCTCCAGCAATGCCCTCCTGTGCAGGCACCGTGTGTGGCCTGGGTTGTGCCTGGACTGTCACTCACACCGGCAGAGGCAGTACTGGTTCATCTCAGGGTCCCCGTGCCCAGCCTGAGACCTGGTACCAAGGGGCTGGCAAATGCTTATTGAGCGAATGCACGCTGTCTGTGGCCTTGTGCCGCCTCCCGCACCAACCCCACCGCATGCCCAGTGCCCACCTGCTCCAGGCCACTGCTGTTCAGGAAGAGGTGCTGCAGCGACCTGCTCACAGGCTGGAAGGCCCCGTCATGCAAGGCCCTGAGTGGATTGCCCGAGAGCTgcagctccaggagggcaggcaACCCCTCCAAGGCGCCAGTGGGCACCTCTCGCAGCTGATTCCTGTCCAGGTGCAGCTTCTCCAGCTCCCGAGCTGGGCCCAGCGCCCCAGGGGGCACTTCGGTGATGCGGTTTCCACTCAGGTAGAGCCAGCGCAAGGCCCGTGTTCCCCCCAGGTCCCCAGGTGCCAGGCGGTCCACAGCGTTGTCCTGTAGGTGCAGGGAGAAGAGGCTGGGCAGGGCGCGCAGGGCAGCCCCTGGCACCTGCAGGAAACGGTTGCGCTCCAGGTACAGGTAGCCGAGGCGGGGGACCCCTGCAAGGGCAGCAGCGCTGAGGCCTGCGAGCTGGTTGTCCGAGAGGTACAGGTAGATCAGGCGGCCCAGCCCCGCCAGGGCGCCCGCCTCCAGCTCCGCGATGCCGCAGTGCTGCAGGTGCAGCGACACCAGGTGGCCCAGGCCGGGGAAGGCCGCTCGGGGCACCAAGGGGAAGTGGTTCCGCCTCAGGTCCAGGAGCAGTGTGTCGTTGGGGAAGCCGCGGGGCACCGCCTGCAGGCCGCAGCCCTCGCAGCTGCTGCGCCGGGACTCGGGGGCGCACACGCAGGCGCGAGGGCAGGGCGCGACTGCCCGCTCCTCCCCGGGGCCGCGCGGAGGGGCGCGGGGCCCGGACCCAGCCCGctcctcctgctcttcctctTCCTGCGCCGCGTCCCCCGGGCAGCGCAGGTCCCAGGGCCGCAGGGCGTCCAGAGCTTCGCCCCGCAGGCGCCGCGGCCCCCGGCACGCGCCGTCCGAGCGCACGCGCGCCCGCGCCAGCCACTCGAGTAGGGGCCGCGCCTGGCAGCCGCACCACAGCGGATTCCCCTGCAGCCGCAGCCGGCGCAGCTGGCCCGGACCCTGCAGCGGGGGCAGGGTGTCTAGCTGGTTCCCGCGGAGGTCAAGGGTGTGCAGGCGCGGGCAGTGCGCGAAGGCCCTGGGACCCAGGGCCTGCAGGGCCCCGCCGTCCAGCAGCAGCTCCCGCAGGCCGGGCAGCGCCAGCCCGTCCTCCTCGCCCGCGTAGGTGAGCGGGTTGTGGCCCAGCTCCAGACGGGCCAGGCCGCGGGCCTGGGACAAGGCCGGGCCGGGCAGAGCCTGGAGCTCGTTGTGGTGCAGGCTGAGCCGTCGCAGGGCGGGCAGGCCAGCCAGGGCCTCGGGGGCCAGCACGCTGAGCGCGTTGTGCGACAGCCGCAGCCAGCGGACGCGCAGTAGCCCCTGGAAGGCCATGGCGGGCAGGTAGACCAGGGCGTTGTGGGCCAGGTTTAGCGTGGCCAGCGCACCCAGTGCCCCGAACGTCCCCGGCCGCAGCTCCTCCAGTGCGTTCCCCTCCAGCTCCAGCCGCCGCAGCGAGCCCAGCCCGTCCAGCGCCTCCTGGGGCAGCTCACGCAGGTGGTTGG includes the following:
- the LOC105464385 gene encoding chondroadherin-like protein isoform X2, yielding MPPIQPCPSCQACGPRRGAPTRRGQPLPALRLLAGPAVPGGMEGPWSSTHVSLVLPLLVLLLLGPARQAAAQRCPQACICDNSRWHVACRHQNLTEVPDAIPELTQRLNLQGNLLKVIPAAAFQGLPHLTHLDLRHCQVELVAEGAFRGLGRLLLLNLASNHLRELPQEALDGLGSLRRLELEGNALEELRPGTFGALGALATLNLAHNALVYLPAMAFQGLLRVRWLRLSHNALSVLAPEALAGLPALRRLSLHHNELQALPGPALSQARGLARLELGHNPLTYAGEEDGLALPGLRELLLDGGALQALGPRAFAHCPRLHTLDLRGNQLDTLPPLQGPGQLRRLRLQGNPLWCGCQARPLLEWLARARVRSDGACRGPRRLRGEALDALRPWDLRCPGDAAQEEEEQEERAGSGPRAPPRGPGEERAVAPCPRACVCAPESRRSSCEGCGLQAVPRGFPNDTLLLDLRRNHFPLVPRAAFPGLGHLVSLHLQHCGIAELEAGALAGLGRLIYLYLSDNQLAGLSAAALAGVPRLGYLYLERNRFLQVPGAALRALPSLFSLHLQDNAVDRLAPGDLGGTRALRWLYLSGNRITEVPPGALGPARELEKLHLDRNQLREVPTGALEGLPALLELQLSGNPLRALHDGAFQPVSRSLQHLFLNSSGLEQISPGAFSGLGPGLQSLHLQKNQLRALPALPSLSQLELIDLSSNPFHCDCQLLPLHRWLTGLNLRVGATCATPPSARGQRVKAAAAVFEACPGWSARKAKRTPASRSSTRKTSIKGRQRGADKKVAGKMAWEEAW
- the LOC105464385 gene encoding chondroadherin-like protein isoform X1; this translates as MPPIQPCPSCQACGPRRGAPTRRGQPLPALRLLAGPAVPGGMEGPWSSTHVSLVLPLLVLLLLGPARQAAAQRCPQACICDNSRWHVACRHQNLTEVPDAIPELTQRLNLQGNLLKVIPAAAFQGLPHLTHLDLRHCQVELVAEGAFRGLGRLLLLNLASNHLRELPQEALDGLGSLRRLELEGNALEELRPGTFGALGALATLNLAHNALVYLPAMAFQGLLRVRWLRLSHNALSVLAPEALAGLPALRRLSLHHNELQALPGPALSQARGLARLELGHNPLTYAGEEDGLALPGLRELLLDGGALQALGPRAFAHCPRLHTLDLRGNQLDTLPPLQGPGQLRRLRLQGNPLWCGCQARPLLEWLARARVRSDGACRGPRRLRGEALDALRPWDLRCPGDAAQEEEEQEERAGSGPRAPPRGPGEERAVAPCPRACVCAPESRRSSCEGCGLQAVPRGFPNDTLLLDLRRNHFPLVPRAAFPGLGHLVSLHLQHCGIAELEAGALAGLGRLIYLYLSDNQLAGLSAAALAGVPRLGYLYLERNRFLQVPGAALRALPSLFSLHLQDNAVDRLAPGDLGGTRALRWLYLSGNRITEVPPGALGPARELEKLHLDRNQLREVPTGALEGLPALLELQLSGNPLRALHDGAFQPVSRSLQHLFLNSSGLEQISPGAFSGLGPGLQSLHLQKNQLRALPALPSLSQLELIDLSSNPFHCDCQLLPLHRWLTGLNLRVGATCATPPSARGQRVKAAAAVFEACPGWSARKAKRTPASRSSTRKTSIKGRQRGADKDPHPEEQTERLSPENIQSSVGPLQPSKPGLLPYDMAEDRGC
- the LOC105464385 gene encoding chondroadherin-like protein isoform X3, translating into MPPIQPCPSCQACGPRRGAPTRRGQPLPALRLLAGPAVPGGMEGPWSSTHVSLVLPLLVLLLLGPARQAAAQRCPQACICDNSRWHVACRHQNLTEVPDAIPELTQRLNLQGNLLKVIPAAAFQGLPHLTHLDLRHCQVELVAEGAFRGLGRLLLLNLASNHLRELPQEALDGLGSLRRLELEGNALEELRPGTFGALGALATLNLAHNALVYLPAMAFQGLLRVRWLRLSHNALSVLAPEALAGLPALRRLSLHHNELQALPGPALSQARGLARLELGHNPLTYAGEEDGLALPGLRELLLDGGALQALGPRAFAHCPRLHTLDLRGNQLDTLPPLQGPGQLRRLRLQGNPLWCGCQARPLLEWLARARVRSDGACRGPRRLRGEALDALRPWDLRCPGDAAQEEEEQEERAGSGPRAPPRGPGEERAVAPCPRACVCAPESRRSSCEGCGLQAVPRGFPNDTLLLDLRRNHFPLVPRAAFPGLGHLVSLHLQHCGIAELEAGALAGLGRLIYLYLSDNQLAGLSAAALAGVPRLGYLYLERNRFLQVPGAALRALPSLFSLHLQDNAVDRLAPGDLGGTRALRWLYLSGNRITEVPPGALGPARELEKLHLDRNQLREVPTGALEGLPALLELQLSGNPLRALHDGAFQPVSRSLQHLFLNSSGLEQISPGAFSGLGPGLQSLHLQKNQLRALPALPSLSQLELIDLSSNPFHCDCQLLPLHRWLTGLNLRVGATCATPPSARGQRVKAAAAVFEACPGWSARKAKRTPASRSSTRKTSIKGRQRGADKVGKERGRL